The genomic interval GTCAACATCAAGGACATGCTGCCGGGCCTGTTCGGCGGTCGTCGCCGCAAGCAGCAGGTGACGGTGGCCGACGCCCGCGAGATTCTCGCCCAGCAGGAGGCGGAGAAGCTGATCGACCGCCAGCAGGTGGCGCGGGAAGCTCGCGAGCGGGTCGCCGAGGGCGGCATGATTTTCCTCGACGAGATCGACAAGATCGCCGGCCGCGAGGGTGGCCGTGGCCCGGACGTCTCGCGCGAAGGAGTGCAGCGCGACCTGCTGCCGATCGTCGAAGGCACCACCGTGTCGACCAAGTACGGGATGGTCAAGACCGACCACATCCTGTTCATCGCCGCCGGCGCCTTCCACGTCAGCCGGCCTTCGGACTTGATCCCCGAGCTGCAGGGCAGATTCCCCATTCGGGTCGAGCTGCAGGCCTTGACGGAGCAGGACTTCGTCCGCATTCTCACCGAGCCGGAGACGGCCCTCACCAAGCAATACCAGGCCCTGCTCTCCACCGAGGGCCTCGAGCTCACCTTCGCCGACGATGCCGTGGCCGAGATCGCCCGCCTCGCCGTCGAGGTCAACTCGTCGACCGAGAACATCGGAGCCCGCCGCCTCGCCACCCTGATGGAGCGCCTCCTCGACGAGGTCTCCTTCGAGGCCCCGGCGATGGAGGGCGTCGACCTGGTGGTCGATGCCGAGTTCGTGCGCCGCAACCTGGCCGGCGTGGTCGAAGACCGAGACCTTTCGCGCTATGTCCTCTAAGCCCTGGATTCCCGCCCTCGCCCTCGGCGCCCTGCTCACCGGTCTGACCGGCTGCGGCAAGCAAGGCGACCCGCTCCCGCCGCTGCGCACCATTCCGGCGGCGGCCTCGGACCTCGCCGTTCAGCAGCGCGGCGGCCAGCTCCTGCTCAGCTTCGCCTACCCCAACCGCACCACCGCCGGCATGGCACTTCCGGGGATCGAGCGGGTCGAGATCTGGCAGGTCGAACGGCCCGCCATCCTGCCGCCACCTCCGGCCCCGGTAGAGCCGCCGGCGGACGACGCCAGCGAGGCGGCCGATGCTCCGGAAGCCGGCGGCGAGGACACCACGGCGCCCGAGGCAGCCGAGGAGGGACCCCAGGACGAGAGTGAAGCCGCGCCCACCGGTCCGCCGGTCTATCGTCTTCCGAAGGTCGACAATCGCGAGTTCGCCGCCGCCGCCACGCTGCGCCTCGAGCTCTCCGGCGACGCTCTGCGCCAGGCCATCGACGGTTCTCAGATCACCGTCGCTCTGCCCTGGGCACCGCAAGAGCTTCCGGAAGAAGGCGAGCCGCCGCTGGCGGTGCTTTTCTCCGCCCGCACGGCGACCGCCGAGGGCGAGGTCTCGGCCGACTCCAACCGCGGCGGCCTGATCCCGCGCCTGCCGCCTCCGGCGCCGGTCACGGAGCTGTCGGCAGAGGCCGAGGCGGACGGCATCGCCCTCGCCTGGGAGGCGGCAGACGACCCCGACGCCAAGGGCTTCAACGTCTACCGGCGAGATGCCTCGAATCCCCGCCTCGGGAGTCCCCTCGGCGTGGTCGGCAATCAGCAGCGGGCCTACAAGGATCTCTCGGCGGAGTACGGTCGGCGCTACGTCTACTCGGTCAGCCGGGTGGCGGGCCGCCGACCGCTGATCGAGAGCACCATCGGCTCGGCCCGCGAGGTCGACTACCAGGACCGCTTCGCACCAACCGATCCGGGGGGCCTGGTGGCGCTCTCCGAAGGCGGCCAGATCCGGCTCCTCTGGAACACCGTCACGGCCGACGACCTGGCCGGCTACCGGGTGTATCGCCGCACCGCCGGAGCCGCGGCCTGGACGGCCCTGAGCGACGCTGCGCTGACCGCCACCAAGCTGGTCGACCGTGGTCTGACCCTCGGTGACGTGCTCGAGTACCGCGTCACCGCCGTCGACGAGCGCGGCAACGAGAGCGCCGGCGAGCAGGTCATCACCGCCACCGTTCGCTAGCTCTCACCAGCTTTCCGCTGCGAGTCCGTATGTCCCCGAACCTGCTGCATTCTCCTTCGCCTGCTCCCC from Acidobacteriota bacterium carries:
- the hslU gene encoding ATP-dependent protease ATPase subunit HslU, with translation MASDLVPLEAALPAGGLENMTPRDIVAELDKYVVGQHAAKRAVAIALRNRWRRQQLPPELAEEIAPKNILMIGPTGVGKTEIARRLARLARAPFIKVEASKFTEVGYVGRDVESMIRDLVDIAFGMVRAEKRSAVQEEAANRAEERLLELLVPARSTLGYAARLEDSESEENDVQETREKFRAKLRAGKLDQRKVEIEVEESAYPSFEMFTPQGVEEVGVNIKDMLPGLFGGRRRKQQVTVADAREILAQQEAEKLIDRQQVAREARERVAEGGMIFLDEIDKIAGREGGRGPDVSREGVQRDLLPIVEGTTVSTKYGMVKTDHILFIAAGAFHVSRPSDLIPELQGRFPIRVELQALTEQDFVRILTEPETALTKQYQALLSTEGLELTFADDAVAEIARLAVEVNSSTENIGARRLATLMERLLDEVSFEAPAMEGVDLVVDAEFVRRNLAGVVEDRDLSRYVL
- a CDS encoding fibronectin type III domain-containing protein, giving the protein MSSKPWIPALALGALLTGLTGCGKQGDPLPPLRTIPAAASDLAVQQRGGQLLLSFAYPNRTTAGMALPGIERVEIWQVERPAILPPPPAPVEPPADDASEAADAPEAGGEDTTAPEAAEEGPQDESEAAPTGPPVYRLPKVDNREFAAAATLRLELSGDALRQAIDGSQITVALPWAPQELPEEGEPPLAVLFSARTATAEGEVSADSNRGGLIPRLPPPAPVTELSAEAEADGIALAWEAADDPDAKGFNVYRRDASNPRLGSPLGVVGNQQRAYKDLSAEYGRRYVYSVSRVAGRRPLIESTIGSAREVDYQDRFAPTDPGGLVALSEGGQIRLLWNTVTADDLAGYRVYRRTAGAAAWTALSDAALTATKLVDRGLTLGDVLEYRVTAVDERGNESAGEQVITATVR